One window from the genome of Metabacillus flavus encodes:
- the safA gene encoding SafA/ExsA family spore coat assembly protein — MKIHIVQKGDTLWNIAKKYGADFEELKKMNSQLSNPDSIMPGMKIKVPTGSVPVKKEAQINFNSKKEMQKPIKEQPVQQPAKEKPKEVQAAEEPKKEKPITPFMPKMPNIPQPVYPEMDINNYYMVNMSMPPKQPQLPPKPANVMPEMKKPANVMPEMKKPAEKPKEKPAAQVAQKAVSPAKKEEATKKMEKMPNMPNMPYSAPTGVMGAMQPSMQQPMYGGPQPGYGMQAPMYGAPYGYGHYGHHHHHHPMPYWCVPSPMPYGVGGAMDENMPNVMGAMDENMPNVMGAMSPNMPNVMGAMSPNMPNVMGAMDENMPNVMGAMSPNMPNVMGAQSMPQMMPQMAPQGYSPYPPGCTPASPVMPGSGFGPGVMGAYDPNMPNVMGAMDENMPNVMGAMSPNMPNVMGAMSPNMPNVMGAMDENQPNVMGAQEGKNKQPMTGGQYGQMPQDCGCGGSQGYGMQQGYGMQQGYGMQPGFGMQQGYGMQPGYGQMFGRPDFYNGEED, encoded by the coding sequence TTGAAAATCCATATCGTTCAAAAAGGGGATACATTGTGGAACATTGCTAAAAAATATGGAGCGGATTTCGAAGAACTGAAAAAAATGAACTCTCAACTAAGCAATCCCGATTCCATAATGCCTGGAATGAAAATTAAGGTACCGACGGGGAGCGTTCCAGTAAAGAAGGAAGCTCAAATTAATTTCAATTCGAAAAAAGAAATGCAGAAGCCCATAAAAGAACAGCCGGTTCAGCAGCCTGCCAAGGAAAAGCCAAAAGAAGTTCAGGCAGCAGAGGAACCTAAAAAAGAAAAACCAATTACTCCGTTTATGCCTAAAATGCCTAACATACCGCAGCCTGTTTACCCTGAAATGGATATTAATAATTATTATATGGTGAACATGTCAATGCCGCCGAAACAGCCGCAGCTGCCTCCGAAGCCGGCTAATGTTATGCCGGAAATGAAAAAACCGGCCAATGTTATGCCTGAAATGAAAAAGCCGGCAGAAAAACCAAAAGAGAAGCCAGCTGCACAAGTGGCACAAAAGGCAGTTTCACCAGCCAAGAAAGAGGAGGCAACCAAGAAAATGGAGAAAATGCCGAACATGCCTAATATGCCTTATTCTGCTCCAACAGGAGTAATGGGAGCGATGCAGCCATCCATGCAGCAGCCGATGTACGGCGGACCGCAGCCAGGATATGGTATGCAGGCCCCGATGTATGGAGCTCCTTACGGCTATGGACATTATGGCCACCATCATCACCATCATCCGATGCCGTATTGGTGTGTCCCATCTCCAATGCCTTATGGCGTCGGCGGGGCGATGGATGAAAACATGCCGAATGTGATGGGTGCCATGGACGAAAACATGCCGAATGTGATGGGTGCGATGTCACCGAACATGCCTAATGTAATGGGAGCCATGTCTCCGAATATGCCAAACGTGATGGGGGCAATGGATGAAAACATGCCGAATGTGATGGGCGCGATGTCTCCCAACATGCCAAATGTAATGGGCGCTCAAAGCATGCCTCAAATGATGCCGCAAATGGCTCCGCAAGGGTATTCGCCATATCCTCCCGGATGCACTCCGGCCTCTCCTGTAATGCCAGGTTCAGGGTTTGGCCCGGGTGTAATGGGTGCTTACGATCCGAATATGCCGAACGTGATGGGTGCTATGGATGAAAATATGCCAAATGTGATGGGCGCGATGTCTCCCAACATGCCCAACGTGATGGGTGCGATGTCACCGAACATGCCCAACGTGATGGGTGCAATGGATGAAAACCAGCCGAATGTGATGGGCGCGCAGGAAGGCAAGAATAAGCAGCCGATGACCGGCGGGCAATACGGACAAATGCCTCAGGATTGCGGATGCGGAGGATCCCAGGGTTACGGAATGCAGCAAGGATACGGGATGCAGCAAGGCTATGGAATGCAGCCTGGATTTGGGATGCAGCAGGGGTATGGAATGCAGCCCGGATACGGCCAAATGTTCGGACGCCCTGATTTTTACAATGGGGAAGAGGATTAA
- a CDS encoding TIGR04086 family membrane protein yields the protein METKKWGKAILSGLIAIFAAALAISLIFSLLLKFTGMTESSIQWILLALSFITLFIGGFIAGGKGKERGWILGGITALCFTLIIVLFQFLGFGSSLKPMQFLYHAGFLAMAMLGGMIGVNMSSD from the coding sequence ATGGAGACAAAAAAATGGGGAAAAGCCATTCTTAGCGGACTTATTGCGATTTTTGCTGCAGCTCTGGCCATCAGCCTTATCTTTTCACTGCTCCTTAAATTCACCGGAATGACGGAAAGCTCGATTCAATGGATCCTCCTCGCCCTCTCCTTCATCACCCTATTTATAGGGGGATTTATCGCAGGAGGCAAAGGAAAAGAACGCGGCTGGATCCTCGGCGGAATCACTGCACTTTGTTTTACACTCATTATTGTGCTCTTCCAATTCCTTGGATTCGGATCATCGCTAAAGCCAATGCAATTTTTATATCACGCAGGATTTTTAGCCATGGCTATGCTGGGCGGAATGATCGGAGTCAATATGTCATCGGATTAA
- a CDS encoding post-transcriptional regulator, whose product MEKHPAELYRHHVRPFMKSKLEEFMILGYDQVSEQELWTYLLKKKWKSKEELMIYKMVSDIMSVRAGEFMNFAAVESYKAPNWFGSEEGTKMLEDLL is encoded by the coding sequence ATGGAGAAGCATCCTGCGGAACTGTACAGACATCATGTCAGGCCTTTTATGAAAAGCAAGCTGGAAGAGTTTATGATATTAGGCTATGATCAGGTCTCAGAGCAGGAATTGTGGACATACTTGTTGAAAAAGAAGTGGAAGTCTAAAGAAGAATTGATGATTTATAAAATGGTGAGTGACATCATGTCTGTTAGAGCAGGAGAATTCATGAATTTTGCGGCCGTCGAATCGTATAAAGCACCTAATTGGTTCGGAAGCGAAGAAGGCACCAAAATGCTTGAGGATTTGCTGTAG
- a CDS encoding DUF421 domain-containing protein, producing the protein MEIYLIIIARTVLLYFLIIFIFRMMGKREIGELSILDLVVFIMIAELAVMAIESPKDPLMHSVISMLLLLGIQYGLAFLSLKSEKVRQLIDGKPTIIINKGKIDERAMKSQRYNFDDLMTQLREKNVRNLGDVEFAILETSGKLNVFTKQEGKPMQTIDLALIIDGTIQPAHLEKIGKTELWLRQELRKLGYQELQDISFCTYANGVFYVDVSNV; encoded by the coding sequence ATGGAGATTTATTTAATTATCATCGCCCGGACGGTTTTGCTTTATTTTTTGATCATCTTTATTTTCCGTATGATGGGGAAACGGGAAATTGGTGAGTTAAGTATTTTAGATCTGGTAGTTTTTATTATGATTGCGGAGCTTGCTGTTATGGCGATTGAGAGCCCGAAGGATCCGCTTATGCATTCTGTCATATCCATGCTTTTGTTATTGGGAATTCAGTATGGATTGGCTTTTTTGTCTTTAAAAAGTGAAAAAGTCCGCCAGCTGATCGATGGCAAGCCAACGATCATTATTAACAAAGGCAAAATAGATGAGAGGGCGATGAAATCTCAGCGGTACAATTTTGACGATTTAATGACCCAGCTTCGCGAAAAAAATGTCCGAAATCTTGGGGATGTTGAGTTTGCGATTTTAGAAACATCAGGAAAGCTGAATGTGTTTACAAAACAAGAAGGAAAGCCTATGCAGACGATAGACTTGGCGCTCATTATTGATGGAACAATTCAGCCGGCCCATCTCGAAAAAATAGGAAAGACAGAGCTATGGCTTAGACAGGAACTTCGAAAGTTAGGCTATCAGGAGCTGCAGGATATTTCTTTTTGTACGTATGCCAACGGCGTATTTTACGTAGATGTATCAAATGTCTAG
- a CDS encoding DUF2905 domain-containing protein, with the protein MTEMPKLLMIIGAVLFAAGLFMQAIGKLPGDLVFKKGNTTFFFPIATSIIISILLTVLLSIFGRFK; encoded by the coding sequence ATGACTGAAATGCCTAAACTGCTGATGATTATTGGAGCCGTTTTATTTGCGGCCGGACTGTTTATGCAGGCAATTGGAAAACTGCCCGGAGACCTTGTCTTCAAAAAAGGAAATACAACCTTCTTTTTCCCGATTGCAACCTCCATTATCATCAGCATTTTGCTAACGGTTCTTTTATCTATTTTTGGACGATTTAAATGA
- the queA gene encoding tRNA preQ1(34) S-adenosylmethionine ribosyltransferase-isomerase QueA, with protein sequence MKVELFDFDLPEELIAQVPLEKRDASRLMLLNKKTGEISHGKFPDITGHLQPGDCLVLNDTRVLPARLFGMKEGTGAKIEVLLLKQSEGDTWETLIKPAKRVKEGTVITFGDGKLTAKCVEEQEHGGRTLHFSYEGIFYEVLESLGEMPMPPYIKEQLDDRERYQTVFSREAGSAAAPTAGLHFTDQILSELQEKGVSVAYITLHVGLGTFRPVSAETVEEHEMHAEFYQMTEGTARLLNETRVNGGRIITVGTTSTRTLETIASAGDGEFREESGWTNIFIYPGYQFKGIDGMLTNFHLPKSSLIMLVSSLAGRENVMSAYETAVRERYRFFSFGDAMLIL encoded by the coding sequence ATGAAAGTAGAATTATTCGATTTTGACCTTCCCGAAGAACTCATTGCCCAGGTTCCTCTTGAAAAAAGAGACGCTTCCAGGCTGATGCTGCTGAACAAAAAAACCGGCGAAATCAGCCATGGAAAATTTCCTGACATTACCGGCCATCTTCAGCCGGGAGATTGCCTTGTCCTGAATGACACCCGTGTTTTGCCGGCAAGACTTTTCGGCATGAAGGAAGGCACAGGAGCAAAAATTGAAGTGCTTTTGCTGAAGCAATCTGAGGGTGATACATGGGAAACCTTGATTAAACCTGCTAAACGTGTAAAGGAAGGCACTGTTATCACGTTTGGAGACGGAAAGCTGACAGCCAAATGTGTAGAAGAGCAGGAGCACGGCGGCCGAACGCTGCACTTTTCCTATGAAGGGATCTTTTATGAAGTATTGGAGTCCCTTGGAGAAATGCCTATGCCGCCATATATTAAGGAGCAGCTTGATGACCGTGAACGCTACCAGACGGTCTTCTCGAGGGAAGCAGGCTCCGCTGCTGCACCGACAGCAGGACTTCACTTTACAGACCAAATCCTTTCAGAGCTGCAGGAAAAAGGGGTATCCGTTGCGTATATTACTCTTCATGTAGGACTTGGAACCTTCCGTCCGGTCAGCGCTGAAACCGTTGAAGAACACGAAATGCATGCCGAATTCTATCAGATGACAGAGGGTACGGCACGCCTTCTTAATGAGACCAGAGTGAACGGCGGAAGGATTATTACAGTAGGGACCACATCAACCCGCACGCTTGAAACAATTGCTTCTGCTGGAGACGGCGAGTTCAGGGAAGAAAGCGGCTGGACAAATATCTTTATTTATCCGGGCTATCAGTTTAAAGGGATTGACGGTATGCTGACAAACTTCCATCTGCCAAAGTCCTCTCTTATTATGCTGGTCAGCTCATTAGCCGGCAGAGAGAATGTTATGTCCGCTTATGAAACGGCAGTCCGGGAGAGATACCGGTTCTTCAGCTTTGGAGATGCAATGCTCATATTATAA
- the ruvA gene encoding Holliday junction branch migration protein RuvA, whose protein sequence is MIEFVRGKIDYISPEYIVIDHTGIGYKIFAPNPFVYSMGTETTIYTYQHVREDILALYGFRSREEKALFTKLLNVTGIGPKGALAILASGDPSQVVQAIEAEDEVFLVKFPGVGKKTARQIILDLKGKLGDVAPEFAPSLFNHHVFAEKDASSKALAETIEALKVLGYAEREINKVVPALKDEALSTDQLVKKALQKLLK, encoded by the coding sequence GTGATTGAATTTGTCCGCGGGAAGATTGACTATATATCTCCCGAGTATATTGTGATTGACCATACTGGAATCGGCTATAAAATTTTTGCTCCCAATCCGTTCGTTTATTCAATGGGAACAGAAACAACCATATATACATACCAGCATGTCAGAGAAGACATTCTGGCTTTATACGGATTTAGATCAAGAGAGGAAAAAGCTCTTTTTACAAAGCTGCTGAATGTAACAGGAATTGGTCCTAAGGGAGCCCTCGCGATCCTGGCGTCAGGAGATCCGTCGCAGGTGGTGCAGGCAATCGAAGCAGAGGATGAAGTCTTTCTGGTTAAATTTCCGGGAGTAGGAAAGAAAACCGCCAGACAGATTATTCTTGATTTAAAAGGGAAACTTGGAGACGTGGCCCCTGAATTTGCTCCATCGTTATTCAATCATCACGTATTTGCTGAAAAAGATGCGTCTTCTAAAGCTCTTGCTGAAACCATTGAGGCTCTAAAAGTTCTCGGGTATGCAGAAAGGGAAATTAATAAGGTTGTTCCTGCTTTAAAAGATGAAGCACTGTCAACCGATCAGCTGGTGAAAAAAGCGCTGCAAAAGCTGTTAAAGTAA
- the ruvB gene encoding Holliday junction branch migration DNA helicase RuvB, with protein MNERLVSGNAENEEQYLELSLRPQRLSQYIGQDKVKENLDIFIQAAKMRGETLDHVLLYGPPGLGKTTLAAIIANEMGVNLRTTSGPAIERPGDLAAILTALEPGDVLFIDEIHRLHRSIEEVLYPAMEDFCLDIVIGKGPEARSVRLDLPPFTLVGATTRVGLLTAPLRDRFGVLSRLEYYRESELSEIVERTSDILQIGIDPNASAEISRRSRGTPRIANRLLRRVRDFAQVLGKEGISEELASEALERLQVDRLGLDHIDHKLLTGIIEKYRGGPVGLDTISATIGEESHTIEDVYEPYLLQIGFLQRTSRGRMVTDAVYRHFNLEVPEHD; from the coding sequence ATGAATGAACGGCTTGTTTCCGGTAATGCGGAAAATGAAGAACAATACTTGGAGCTTAGTCTGCGGCCGCAGAGACTCAGTCAATACATAGGACAGGACAAGGTAAAAGAAAACCTGGATATCTTTATCCAGGCTGCCAAAATGCGCGGTGAAACTCTTGACCACGTCCTTTTATACGGCCCCCCGGGTCTCGGGAAAACTACATTGGCTGCGATAATAGCAAATGAAATGGGAGTTAACCTCAGAACGACTTCGGGACCGGCTATTGAAAGACCTGGCGACCTGGCAGCGATCCTAACCGCGCTTGAGCCTGGAGATGTCCTTTTCATCGATGAGATTCACCGTCTGCATCGCTCCATTGAAGAAGTTCTTTACCCTGCAATGGAGGATTTCTGTCTGGATATTGTCATCGGCAAGGGGCCGGAAGCAAGATCCGTCAGACTCGATCTTCCTCCGTTTACATTGGTAGGAGCTACAACAAGGGTAGGGCTTTTGACGGCTCCGTTAAGGGACCGGTTCGGTGTGCTTAGCAGGCTCGAGTACTATAGAGAATCAGAGTTATCTGAAATTGTGGAGCGGACATCGGATATCCTCCAAATCGGCATTGATCCTAATGCTTCCGCTGAAATTTCAAGAAGATCGAGAGGAACCCCTAGAATCGCGAACCGGCTATTGCGGAGGGTCCGTGATTTTGCACAAGTTCTCGGTAAAGAAGGGATTTCGGAGGAGCTTGCATCTGAAGCGCTTGAAAGACTTCAGGTCGACAGATTGGGTCTTGATCATATTGACCATAAACTGCTGACAGGGATCATTGAAAAGTATAGAGGAGGTCCAGTGGGACTGGACACGATTTCTGCGACAATCGGAGAAGAATCCCATACAATTGAAGACGTTTATGAACCATATCTTTTGCAGATCGGGTTTTTACAAAGGACATCCAGGGGAAGAATGGTAACCGATGCGGTTTACAGACATTTTAACCTGGAGGTTCCGGAACATGACTGA
- a CDS encoding YhcN/YlaJ family sporulation lipoprotein — protein sequence MIRKTIQYGSLALLAGLLTACGNGKDNAMDYNDNTQPIGMYSNEHDGKNKDHADNDGPITEMMDGDRNDRPTRVSNNSNMDNQGVPIADNDRNENGYYSDRDQNLAEKVSDKISKMKNVDDARTVVTEDNVIVAVDTNDKNNKNVKNAIIKETEKLANGRNVDVFTDEGSFNRVKQIDTNIKNNKPRETIDADIKDFMKNTGKTIQRTLNPNR from the coding sequence TTGATAAGAAAGACCATCCAATACGGATCTCTGGCACTTTTAGCAGGTCTTCTCACAGCTTGCGGCAATGGGAAAGACAATGCAATGGATTACAATGACAACACACAGCCGATCGGCATGTATTCGAACGAACACGATGGTAAAAACAAGGATCACGCTGATAATGATGGTCCTATAACTGAGATGATGGACGGAGATCGAAATGATCGTCCGACACGAGTATCTAATAACAGCAATATGGATAATCAAGGGGTCCCGATTGCAGATAACGACCGAAATGAAAACGGGTATTATTCTGATCGCGATCAGAACCTAGCCGAAAAGGTTTCAGATAAAATTTCCAAGATGAAAAATGTTGATGATGCAAGGACAGTTGTAACCGAAGATAACGTGATTGTAGCCGTAGATACAAACGATAAGAACAATAAAAATGTGAAAAACGCCATTATTAAAGAAACAGAAAAATTGGCGAATGGCAGAAACGTGGATGTATTTACAGACGAAGGCTCCTTCAACCGTGTTAAGCAAATCGATACCAACATTAAAAATAACAAGCCGCGGGAAACCATTGATGCCGATATTAAAGACTTTATGAAAAACACCGGCAAAACCATTCAGCGCACGCTTAATCCGAATCGCTAA
- the yajC gene encoding preprotein translocase subunit YajC — protein sequence MGNSMTTILSLVLMFAIFYFLLIRPQQKQQKTFRQMQSSLQKGDKVVTIGGLHATIESIDEEKAVLKAGDGSRLTFERRAIREVKEKSVLAKTEEA from the coding sequence ATGGGTAATTCCATGACGACTATCTTATCATTAGTGCTAATGTTCGCGATTTTCTACTTCCTGCTGATCCGTCCGCAGCAAAAACAGCAAAAAACATTCCGCCAAATGCAAAGCAGTTTGCAAAAAGGTGACAAAGTTGTGACAATCGGAGGACTTCACGCCACGATCGAATCAATTGATGAAGAAAAAGCAGTACTAAAAGCTGGTGACGGCTCCCGTTTAACATTTGAACGCAGAGCAATCCGCGAAGTAAAAGAAAAATCCGTACTGGCAAAGACAGAGGAAGCTTAA
- the tgt gene encoding tRNA guanosine(34) transglycosylase Tgt, translating into MTASSSPIRYEFIKTCKQTGARLGRVHTPHGSFDTPAFMPVGTLATVKTMSPEDLKGMGSNIILSNTYHLWLRPGNEIVKEAGGLHKFMNWDRAILTDSGGFQVFSLSEFRKIEEEGVHFRNHLNGDKLFLSPEKAMQIQNDLGSDIMMAFDECPPYPAEYDYMKKSVERTSRWAERCLNAHGRPNDQGLFGIIQGGEYEELRKQSAKDLVSLDFPGYAVGGLSVGEPKDVMNRVLEFTTPWMPDNKPRYLMGVGSPDSLIDGAIRGIDMFDCVLPTRIARNGTLMTSTGRLVVKNAKYAKDFGPIDENCDCYTCKNYSRAYIRHLIKCEETFGIRLTSYHNLHFLLKLMEQVRQAIREDRLGDFRDEFFEQYGFNKPNARNF; encoded by the coding sequence GTGACAGCTTCATCATCACCGATACGGTACGAATTTATCAAAACATGCAAGCAAACAGGGGCAAGGCTGGGAAGGGTTCATACTCCCCACGGCTCGTTTGATACACCTGCATTTATGCCAGTCGGCACGCTTGCGACAGTAAAAACGATGTCTCCAGAAGATTTAAAGGGAATGGGCTCCAACATCATATTGAGCAATACCTATCACCTTTGGCTTCGTCCCGGAAACGAAATTGTAAAAGAAGCCGGCGGTTTGCATAAATTCATGAACTGGGATCGCGCGATTTTGACGGACTCAGGCGGATTCCAAGTGTTTTCACTTAGTGAGTTCCGTAAAATTGAAGAAGAAGGCGTTCACTTCCGCAACCACCTGAATGGAGACAAGCTATTCCTTTCTCCTGAGAAAGCGATGCAAATTCAAAATGATCTGGGCTCAGATATTATGATGGCGTTCGATGAATGCCCTCCATATCCTGCTGAATATGATTACATGAAGAAATCCGTAGAACGGACCAGCCGCTGGGCTGAAAGATGCCTTAATGCACATGGGCGTCCGAACGATCAAGGCTTGTTCGGCATCATTCAGGGCGGAGAGTACGAAGAGCTTCGCAAGCAAAGTGCAAAAGATCTTGTATCACTGGACTTCCCAGGGTACGCTGTCGGAGGATTATCAGTGGGTGAACCAAAGGACGTTATGAACCGGGTGCTTGAATTTACAACACCTTGGATGCCTGACAATAAACCGCGCTATCTGATGGGAGTAGGTTCCCCTGATTCACTCATCGACGGAGCAATCAGAGGAATCGACATGTTTGACTGTGTCCTGCCTACACGTATTGCCCGCAACGGAACCTTAATGACAAGCACAGGCCGCCTCGTCGTAAAAAATGCGAAATATGCAAAAGACTTCGGTCCAATCGACGAAAACTGCGACTGCTACACGTGCAAAAATTACTCCCGTGCCTATATTCGACATTTAATTAAGTGCGAAGAGACTTTTGGTATCAGACTTACGTCTTATCATAATCTTCATTTTCTGTTAAAATTAATGGAGCAAGTTAGACAAGCGATTCGAGAAGACCGTCTTGGAGACTTCAGAGACGAGTTCTTTGAACAATATGGGTTCAACAAACCGAACGCTCGCAACTTCTAA
- a CDS encoding BofC C-terminal domain-containing protein: protein MLTRQPIIYIQLSLITLITLFCTVNVQALEQRTADEANGKSITLFLERDYLDGEVSVEIKREPYYSQSHVLARYPGWRLVEKSEKRIVLRKSMNDISPFMKANGYFGLNNEGILSIFDGKPNEEGKVIQSFFQIDVGKLETKRHMELENGIRVASRKKYLHVIETFKQYGTPCSKK from the coding sequence TTGCTGACACGCCAGCCTATTATATACATTCAATTATCGCTCATCACCTTGATCACCCTATTTTGTACAGTAAACGTTCAGGCATTGGAACAGCGCACAGCGGATGAGGCAAATGGAAAATCCATTACTTTATTCCTGGAACGAGACTATCTTGATGGAGAAGTAAGCGTGGAAATTAAAAGGGAACCGTATTATTCCCAGTCCCATGTGCTCGCCCGTTATCCGGGATGGAGACTTGTAGAGAAAAGCGAAAAGAGAATCGTCCTAAGAAAAAGTATGAATGATATATCTCCTTTTATGAAAGCAAACGGTTATTTCGGGCTGAATAACGAAGGGATTTTGTCTATATTTGATGGCAAACCGAATGAGGAAGGAAAGGTCATCCAATCCTTTTTCCAGATTGATGTAGGAAAGCTTGAAACAAAACGGCATATGGAGCTGGAAAATGGAATCAGAGTAGCGAGCAGGAAGAAATATCTGCACGTCATCGAAACCTTTAAACAATACGGAACGCCTTGTTCAAAAAAATAG
- the spoVB gene encoding stage V sporulation protein B, protein MSKQTFLKGTIILIAAGLITRVLGFINRIVLARYVGQEGVGLYMMAVPTLVLIITITQFGLPVAISKLVAEADAQGDQKRIKKILAVSLAVTGGLSIIFTPVILLSAPYLSQHLFTDPRTLYPLMAVAPVVPIVAVSSVLRGYFQGKQNMKPAAYSQVLEQIIRISLIAVFTAALLPYGIEYAAAGAMFSAVAGELVSLIYLLFMFKLKKKIKVRKNFFQSIKSGRDTFKNLMEIAVPTTGSRLIGSVSWFFEPIVVSQSLALAGIGTAIATRQYGELAGYALPLLMLPSFITFSLSTSLVPAISEAMAQNKLKLVEHRLRQALRLSLVTGGLAAVVLYIYADPLMKLMYGNADAAIFVKLMAPFFIFNYIQGPLQAVLQALNLARAAMINSLIGALVKTALIFVLSARPEMGIKGAALAIVIGIMVVTLLHLATVIKVVSLTIYVREYLYSFAAMVITGAAGYYAYYGWLKNFGSVIGLLAALTLCTVIYLIVLIQFKLVLKEELKRVPLFGPALSKLIPNPR, encoded by the coding sequence ATGTCCAAGCAAACATTTTTAAAAGGAACGATCATTTTAATTGCTGCAGGACTCATTACCCGAGTTCTTGGGTTCATTAACAGAATTGTTCTGGCCAGATATGTAGGACAGGAAGGAGTCGGCCTCTACATGATGGCTGTACCGACTCTTGTGCTGATTATTACCATCACACAATTCGGTCTTCCCGTCGCCATATCAAAACTTGTGGCTGAAGCTGATGCGCAGGGAGATCAAAAACGGATTAAAAAGATACTCGCTGTATCCCTTGCTGTTACTGGAGGCTTAAGCATTATTTTCACTCCGGTCATTTTGCTTTCAGCTCCTTATTTGTCACAGCATCTTTTTACAGATCCAAGAACTTTATATCCACTCATGGCTGTCGCACCGGTAGTGCCGATTGTCGCCGTTTCTTCTGTACTTAGAGGGTATTTCCAGGGAAAGCAGAACATGAAGCCCGCCGCTTATTCTCAGGTACTCGAACAAATCATCCGGATATCGCTCATTGCTGTTTTCACTGCCGCTCTTCTTCCATACGGAATTGAATACGCTGCAGCCGGTGCCATGTTTTCAGCTGTAGCCGGCGAGCTCGTTTCACTTATCTATCTCCTTTTCATGTTCAAGCTTAAAAAGAAAATCAAAGTCCGAAAAAATTTTTTTCAATCAATAAAATCCGGCAGGGATACGTTTAAAAATTTAATGGAAATAGCGGTTCCAACGACTGGCAGCAGGCTGATTGGCTCTGTTTCCTGGTTTTTTGAGCCAATCGTCGTTTCTCAAAGTCTGGCACTTGCAGGGATAGGCACTGCCATTGCAACCAGGCAATACGGGGAACTGGCAGGCTATGCGCTGCCTCTGCTGATGCTTCCTTCCTTTATTACATTTTCCCTTTCCACCTCTCTTGTCCCGGCCATTAGTGAAGCAATGGCTCAAAACAAGCTGAAGCTGGTTGAGCACAGGCTCCGCCAGGCATTGAGACTTTCCCTAGTAACCGGCGGACTGGCGGCAGTTGTGCTGTATATTTATGCGGATCCTCTGATGAAGTTAATGTACGGAAATGCAGATGCCGCCATTTTTGTTAAACTAATGGCCCCGTTTTTCATTTTCAATTATATTCAGGGGCCGCTGCAGGCTGTCCTCCAAGCGTTGAACCTTGCACGTGCCGCCATGATTAACAGTCTAATAGGTGCGTTAGTCAAAACAGCTTTGATTTTTGTGCTGTCGGCCAGACCCGAGATGGGCATTAAAGGAGCCGCACTTGCTATCGTCATTGGCATCATGGTCGTCACCCTGCTGCACTTAGCTACCGTTATTAAAGTCGTTTCATTGACCATTTATGTAAGGGAATATTTGTATAGCTTTGCAGCGATGGTCATTACTGGGGCTGCAGGCTATTATGCATATTACGGCTGGCTTAAGAATTTCGGCAGCGTCATCGGTCTTCTAGCTGCTTTAACCCTCTGTACGGTGATCTATTTAATTGTTTTAATTCAATTCAAGCTCGTTTTAAAGGAAGAACTGAAGCGGGTACCACTATTTGGCCCCGCCCTGTCCAAGCTTATTCCAAATCCGCGCTGA